TGACACTAAAATTGTATCTACTAGCTCTCATCGACGCTTGGTGTTTAAACGAGAAGACCTCAATGCACCGTTAATACATAGCTCTCCCGAGACTTATCAGGCCAACCTTGCAATCGTCAAAAGGCGAACTATCCAGCTCAGTAAATCCGATGTTATCTTGCAATTGCATATCATTTTTGAACAAGCAGAAACCTTGCAGCATATGACCATTCACAATGTTGCCTCACAACTGTACGTTAGCCCTAGGACACTTAACCGAAAACTGACTAAAGTTGGCACCACTTTTAAAGCCACATTAGAAAATTATCGACTTGAAATGGCTTTACAGTTGTTACGAGAACCCAATACCCCAATCACCACCATTGCCTATCATCTCGGCTTCTCTGAACTCAGCAGCTTTTCTCGGGCATTCAAACGCTGGACAGGATATTGCCCGACTCAAATCGACAATCACCCATAATATCGTTTCACTCATTCTCTCAAAAAAAGCCATCTCATTGACCAGATACGCCAACCCATTTTGCTAGCGACTTGGTTCTCAACTTTGTGGTTGTAAATATTTTAGAGTGCGGACATTAACTAACAATTAATCCTTAACTTACATGAGAAAACAATATGGATATCAAACCAATAATTAAAGGTGTTGTAGCGAAGAACTGTCATCCTGACGGATGTAAACAAGAGGTTCTTAATCAGATTTCGCAAGTAAAGAAGTTGCCATCTATTGCTAATGGCCCTAAGAAAGTACTGGTATTAGGTGCTTCTTCCGGGCTCGGCCTTGCGAGTCGTATTTCACTGGCTTTTGGCTCAAATGCAGACACTATTGGGCTCTCTTATGAACGTCCACCATCAGACGAACAAACTGGCACCGCTGGTTGGCACAACAACGTTGCTTTTGAACAAGCCGCCTCTGAACATGGATTAATAGCTAAAGACTTTATTGCTGATGCTTTTTCCGCCGACACCAAACAAAATGTAATTGACTACATTAAGACCAAATTTGGTGGTGAGGTCGATTGCATTATTTATAGTTTGGCAGCGGGCGTTCGGCCAAAACCTGACGGCAGCGGTATGTGGAAATCTTCCTTAAAAGCCATTGGCGAACCCTTCACTGGTAACTTCATCAACATTGAACATCAAGCTATGATAGGGGTCACTCTACCCGTAGCCTCAGAGCAAGAAATAGAAGATACCGTCAAAGTGATGGGTGGTGAAGACTGGCAAGAGTGGATCAGCGAACTTAGTCAAGCCGGTGTATTAGCAAAAGGGGTGAAGACCGTCGCCTATTCTTATATCGGTTCTGATATCACTTACCCTGTCTATTTTGGTGGCACGTTAGGTCGAGCAAAACAGCACCTGCACACCACTGCGGATCAGTTGAATGATGCATTAACCGCTCTAGGTGGTGAAGCCTATGCGGCAACGTGTAAGTCCACGGTATCAAAAGCGGCGGTGTTTATTCCGGGATTATCATCCTACATGCTTGCCTTGGCTAAGCTACTCAAGCAACGGGGCGAATACGAGACATGTGCAGAACATATGCATCGGTTGATGACGGATTTCCTTTACCATCCAGATGGTGCGCTAACCGATGATCAACGACTGCTACGTCCAGATAACCGTGAGCTTAATCCTGAAGTTCAAGATCAAGTCAAAACCATGATGACTCATATCACTCCTGAAAACTTCACTTCACCAAACGTTGGAGACTACGAAGGCTTTATTAAAGAATTTATGTGTATCAACGGTTTTGGCGTTAACAAAAATTAATGGCCAAATTAGGGGGCATTCGCCCCCTTGTAAAGCAAAGCTTGAACCTAATAACGAGAATGTAATTAATCACTGAAAACAATAGATAGCTATTTTACTTAAAGAGAACTTCGACCAATAAGGACATGTTTGCGTATACAAGAACGACAGGTATTGGATGAAAAAGTAAAGGAAGCTTTCGACAGTAGCAAAGGTAGAGATGGTGCAAGGCGAATTCAGGTTGAGTTAGCTGAGAAGGGTAATAAACATAATGTCAAAACTATCGCTGCCAACATGAAACGACAGAGCCTGGTGGCGAAAGCGACACGAAAATTTAAATACACAACGGACAGCAACTCTTGTTTGTGATGCCTTGTCGATGGCTCTGTTCCGTAGTGGCTTCCCTGAGGATGTAATTATCCATAGTGACAGAGGAAGCCAGTACTGATCTAAAGATTATCGTGACCTCATAACTGCTTATAATTTTGGGGCAAAGTATGAGTAGAAAAGAAAATTGTTGGGACAATGCTTGTGTAGAGAGTTTCTTCCATTCGATGAAAATTGAAGCGATCCAATATGAACCTATCATGACAAGAGTTACTATGCGTCAAGCGGTCTTCGAATACATTGAGGTTGATTATAATCGAACTAGAAGACACAGTGCTCTTAGGTATTTAAACCCAATTAACTTTGAACAAAAAATGTCGCTTAATTCATTGTCCAGTCCTGCTGGAGCAGATCACTTATTTTGATCTCGATAATAGTGTCACACGGATAGAATTCGGGTTAACGATTCGAATTCTATATTCCTAGCTAAGCGCTCACTTCAATCTCATAAGAAGTAAACTTACGAATGTTAATCACGCCAGTATCAAAAATTA
This portion of the Vibrio sp. VB16 genome encodes:
- the fabV gene encoding enoyl-ACP reductase FabV, with protein sequence MDIKPIIKGVVAKNCHPDGCKQEVLNQISQVKKLPSIANGPKKVLVLGASSGLGLASRISLAFGSNADTIGLSYERPPSDEQTGTAGWHNNVAFEQAASEHGLIAKDFIADAFSADTKQNVIDYIKTKFGGEVDCIIYSLAAGVRPKPDGSGMWKSSLKAIGEPFTGNFINIEHQAMIGVTLPVASEQEIEDTVKVMGGEDWQEWISELSQAGVLAKGVKTVAYSYIGSDITYPVYFGGTLGRAKQHLHTTADQLNDALTALGGEAYAATCKSTVSKAAVFIPGLSSYMLALAKLLKQRGEYETCAEHMHRLMTDFLYHPDGALTDDQRLLRPDNRELNPEVQDQVKTMMTHITPENFTSPNVGDYEGFIKEFMCINGFGVNKN